A portion of the Calothrix sp. 336/3 genome contains these proteins:
- a CDS encoding DUF4255 domain-containing protein, which yields MRLIQVSLQRYIREVEPQLEAAQIVIIDNIATAQELGGSNNQLNGHVVMSLVNLQEETTLKNGSNYRLENGRTVYQNPPVHLNLFILFSILHNQHETALQLLSRIIEFFQSQKEISSIATPGNGFISKDIRVVLDLYSLTFEQLNHLWGTLGGKQVPFALYRARLVSLEPRKRQAEVPVISEMHWDE from the coding sequence ATGAGATTGATACAGGTTTCTTTACAGCGCTATATCCGGGAGGTGGAACCACAACTTGAAGCAGCTCAGATTGTCATCATCGATAATATCGCCACTGCTCAAGAACTCGGTGGTTCAAATAATCAACTCAATGGACATGTGGTGATGAGTCTAGTTAACCTCCAAGAGGAAACAACCCTCAAAAATGGTTCTAACTATCGCTTGGAGAATGGTCGCACGGTTTACCAAAATCCTCCAGTTCACCTGAACTTATTTATTCTTTTTTCTATTCTCCACAATCAACACGAAACCGCTCTGCAACTGCTGTCACGAATCATTGAGTTTTTTCAATCGCAAAAGGAGATTTCGTCGATCGCCACTCCGGGGAATGGGTTTATTTCCAAAGATATACGGGTTGTTTTGGATCTTTATTCTCTAACCTTTGAGCAACTGAATCACCTCTGGGGAACCCTGGGGGGTAAACAAGTTCCTTTTGCGCTTTATCGTGCGCGTTTGGTGAGTCTAGAACCTCGTAAACGTCAAGCGGAAGTGCCTGTAATTAGTGAAATGCATTGGGATGAGTAA
- a CDS encoding ATP-binding protein produces MGLPDIHTLEKALNYLAEVIQWRMDSYFNGSEKPEKPMPSPPEDWLKAESPLPCFIRKYQLDSAAQLTLLIALAPHLQPDFFERTIMTQLPQAGDYPQIGGWRGKSFRGFLPTGETVLFILGSHQLSQRLLLQQIFSEEHPFARDRVLYLEPPPEGEPMMSGKLVMTQDYIDLFTQGELSRPHFSLDFPAQLITTEMEWEDLVLNSQTLQQIRDLEAWITHGATILYDWGMKRKLKLGYRALFYGPPGTGKTLTASLLGKYTGKDVYKVDLSMVVSKFIGETEKNLANLFMKAESKDWILFFDEADALFGKRTNVRDAHDKYANQEVSYLLQRVENYDGLVILSSNFKSNIDEAFLRRFQSLIQFPIPNAKERSQLWHIAFPSQVKLTQDIDLTELANTYEMSGSDIMNVVQHCCLQVLQGSYTAINQEILLKAIKREFSKAGKIL; encoded by the coding sequence ATGGGTTTGCCAGACATTCATACCCTCGAAAAGGCGCTAAATTACTTGGCTGAGGTTATCCAGTGGCGCATGGATTCCTATTTTAATGGTAGTGAGAAGCCTGAGAAACCAATGCCAAGTCCACCAGAGGATTGGTTAAAGGCAGAAAGTCCCCTACCCTGCTTTATTCGCAAGTATCAATTAGATAGTGCCGCTCAGCTAACTCTACTAATAGCCCTAGCTCCCCATTTACAACCAGATTTTTTTGAGAGGACGATCATGACTCAGTTACCCCAAGCTGGTGACTATCCTCAAATTGGTGGTTGGCGTGGTAAATCTTTTCGGGGATTTTTACCAACTGGGGAAACGGTACTATTTATTCTCGGTAGTCATCAGTTGAGTCAACGGTTGCTACTCCAGCAAATTTTCAGTGAGGAACATCCCTTTGCTCGCGATCGCGTCCTTTACCTGGAACCACCTCCAGAGGGTGAACCGATGATGAGCGGTAAATTAGTCATGACTCAGGATTATATCGACCTGTTTACCCAAGGAGAATTGTCCCGTCCCCATTTCAGTCTCGATTTCCCAGCTCAACTCATCACCACTGAGATGGAATGGGAAGATTTAGTTCTCAATTCCCAAACTTTACAACAAATTCGGGATTTGGAAGCCTGGATTACCCACGGTGCAACCATTCTCTATGATTGGGGGATGAAAAGGAAGCTAAAACTGGGATATCGTGCCCTTTTTTATGGTCCCCCCGGTACAGGTAAAACCCTGACTGCCAGTCTTCTGGGGAAGTATACGGGTAAAGATGTTTATAAAGTAGATCTGTCGATGGTGGTATCAAAATTTATCGGGGAGACAGAAAAAAACCTAGCGAATCTATTTATGAAGGCAGAAAGTAAGGATTGGATTCTATTTTTCGATGAAGCTGATGCTTTGTTTGGTAAGCGTACTAATGTCCGTGATGCCCATGATAAGTATGCCAATCAAGAGGTGAGCTACCTATTGCAGAGGGTCGAAAACTATGATGGGTTGGTCATTCTGTCTTCTAATTTCAAAAGCAATATCGATGAAGCTTTCCTGCGAAGATTTCAATCACTTATCCAATTTCCCATCCCCAATGCCAAAGAGCGATCGCAATTGTGGCATATCGCTTTCCCATCGCAAGTTAAACTGACTCAGGATATAGACCTCACTGAACTTGCAAATACCTATGAGATGAGTGGTTCTGACATCATGAATGTAGTGCAGCACTGTTGCTTACAAGTATTACAAGGTAGTTATACAGCTATTAACCAAGAGATACTGCTCAAGGCAATTAAACGGGAATTTAGCAAAGCTGGAAAAATTCTGTAG